AACGCCAGAATAAACATTACCGCGTGAATCACCAGGCTCAGGAGAGTGAGTTTTTTCATTCACACAATCTCGATATTTTTTTCAAACAGTTTACGGAACAGCCAAATCGCCACGAAACTGCAACCCGCAACAATAATGGACATGGTGGCAGCCCATGTTGGTTTCATATTCTGGAAAGCGGCTTCATACATCACTACCATCGGACTGGTGGTGCTATTCAGGGGGCCACCGCCGGTAATTAAATAGGGCTCGGTGAAGATGCTGAAAGCCACGGTAATCGCCAGCACCATAACCATGACAATTTGCGGATTCATCATCGGCAGCGTTATTGCCCAGCCCTGTTTAAAACGCCCTGTTTTATCGAGTATCGCCGCGCTGTAAATATCGCTAGGAATCGCCTGCATCCCTGAATAAAGAATGAGTCCATAATAGCCGACAAATTTCCAGGTCACGATCAACGCAATGGAAAGCATCGCGCAATCCGGGTTAGTAAACCACGGGACGGAAATACCAAAATGTGCACGTAAAAACTGGTTCACTGGACCATATTCGCTAAACAATTTAGAAAAGACGATGGAATACGCCACCCCGGAAGAAATATTGGCGAGTAAAAAACTCAGCGCAATAAATCCCTTGCCATATTTAATGCGTCGTAATCCCGCTGCAAATAAAAGTGAAGCAGCAAAAACAATTGGGATGTACCACATCAAAAAGCGACAAATATTCCACATCGACGTCCAGAATAGTTTATCGTTCACTACACCAGTCAGGTTTTGCAGCCCCGAGAACCGGGGTGTTCCAATAAATTGCCACTGAGTCACGCTCAGCACCGCCAGCCAGGCCAGCGGATAAAACCAGAACAGCAATGAATAACCGATCCAGGTGGAGGCCAGCAGACCTCCGGTACGGGAATCATATCCAGCCATCACGCCCCCTTATTGCGCCATCAGAGCGTTAACTTCCTGCTGTGACTGGTCCAGCGCTTTTGCCGGGGCTTCGTTGTTGAAAATCACCCGTTCAAGCATTTGCGTCATACTGCGCTGAATTTCTGTAGTTTGCGTGGTCGCCACCGGCGGCAGGGCCACATCGACGTAAGAAGCAATATCTTTTTCCAGAGGATTTTTCACAAAATACTCAGTAAACAGCGGATTACTCATCAAGTCGGCACGTGCGGGCGGCATACCAGTCAGTTCAAGCCAGGTGCGGTCATGCCCGGCGTTACCAAAGACCCATTGCATAAACGCCCAAGCCTCAGCTTTGTGCTTGCTGGAGCTGAACATCACCATGCCCTTGCTGTCGCCGAAGGTGTGTGGATGGGCAGTGCCGTTTTCAGTCAGCATCGGGCCAATCTGAATGGTTTTTAGCACCTCCGGATACTGTTTCCGGTAACGGGCAAGATCCCACGGTCCGCGGGCAGAGGCCAGAACCTGACCGGTCGCCAGCGGATCGTCAGCGGAGGTGAAGTCGTAGCTGCTCCACTTGCCGTTAAACACTCTCCCCATAAATATCAGCACCGACTGACCGTCCGGGTTATTAAAAGCTGCTTTTTTATCAGCAATATAAGTTTTACCACCGCTTTGCGCGTAGTACAGGGGAATAAAGTCGAACCAGCGTTCCCACCAGTTCTTACCGGCGGTGAGCTGCATCACGTAACCGTGGTTATCAGCCGCCCGACGCTCCGCCAGTTGATAAAGCTCGTCATAGCGGGTCGGTGCATGGTCGAAACCGTACTTTTTCAGCAGGTCGCTGCGCCACCACCAGACGATAGGATTAACGTATATCGGCAGGACGTTCTGCTGACCGTTGAGCTTCCAGGCGGGGAGAAGCGACGTCATCTGGCGCGTTTTCACCAGGTCATCAAAGCCGGGCATTTTGGAAAGATCCTCAATTTGCCCGACATCCACCAGTTGACTTGCGAAGCCAATAAAAATATTGCTGGAAATATCCGGTTCGGTTCCAGAAGCCAACGCGTTCATAATCGCTTCCTCCGAACTGTTGGCGGCAGGTATAGGGGTAAATTGCACGGGAGTATGGGCGGGGTCTTTATTCCACTCCGTTATCATTTTATTCCAGAAGGCTTCTTCATTTTCGTTAGGTGCCACCCACATTTTTATCGGTGTTTTCCCCCCAACCTGTCCATCTTTTTTCTCATCAGGCCCACAGCCAGAAATATATAGGCTAAGTAATATTGATACTGTCAATTTAGCAACCGCTGCAACTTTCACGATATATCTCCCTAACTCTCAATAAGTGTTATTGGCTTACCGCTACCCTGCTTTTGAATGTTGCGTACGCTAACACCCCTTATTTATGTTTAACGTTAAACAAATCACAAAACTATTTTTGTTTAACGATAAACTCAGCCACCAACATCAGGAAAGAATAAATATAAATATCATGAATATTAAAAACAAAAATATACCGCCAGATAAATATAATAAAAGGCAAACCGCAAAAATAACCATTAAATCATTAGCCAAGGAAATGGGAATATCCCATACTACAATCTCAAACGCATGGAATAACCCAGAGAAACTCTCCGTCGAATTGCGTGAACGCATTTTATGTTATGCCCGGGAAATGGGTTTTCAGGGGCCGGACCGGCTGGCCCGCGCGCTACGCACCGGCAAGTCAGACACCATTGGCGTTATCTTCAACGATTCGATGAGTTACGTGTTTATCGACCCGCACGACATAAAACTGATGCGCGGCATCGCCGTTCGCTGTGAAGAGCAGAATATTAATCTCGTGCTAATCCCCCTGCAAAAAGGAGCCGCTAACGCAACGCCATCGCTGACCACGCTGGTCGATGGTTATATTCTGAATGCAACCCATAATAGCGCCGCCATTATTCAGCAGACGCTGGCTCGCCATCTTCCGGTGGTCACGCTTGATTTTGAATTGCCGGAATACAGCAGCGTGTCGATTGATAACGCCAGCGCGATGCAGGATATCACCCGCTATTTGCTCGATAAAGGTCACCGTCATTTCGGCATTATCGCCTTCTCCTCGCGCCCCGGCGCGCAGGGGATGCGTCATCTGGTACGCGCGGTCACTGGCGATAACACACTGATGCTGACGCGCGTCAACGCCTGTCGCTCCGTCTTCCGTGAACAGGGTATTCCGCTTTCTACCTGCTGGCTGTATGAAACGCAGCATGATGAACAGCACGGTGAACTGGCCGCCGAGGCGCTGCTGAGTACCCATCCCGAGATCAGCGCGCTCATTTGCTTATCCGATCGCTTCGCTCTGGGCGCCGTTAACTACTGCCAGCGCCAGCATCTCGCTATTCCACAGCAGGTGGCCATCAGCGGTTTCGACAACATCATTCCCGATGCCAACGGTATTGGCCTCACCACCATTGCCCAGAACGCGGAACGCAAAGGCGAAATCGCCGTGGAATTACTCCTCAATAACGGGCCCGTAATCCATCACGTGCTGGAATACCAGTTGATCGTGCGGGAAACGGCCTGAGCGTATCTTACTTAATCGAGGGTGGGATTATGGATGAACTGACCTGTTTTAAAGCTTATGACATACGTGGTGAAGTGGGCGTCGATCTCACGCCGGAGATCACCTTTCGTATTGGCTGCGCCTATGCCACGTGGCTGCATCCGAGACGCGTGGTGATCGGCGGCGATATCCGCCTGAGCTCCGAAACGTTGAAAGCGGCGCTGGCCGAAGGGCTGACCGCCAGCGGCGTCGACGTTATCGACATTGGGCTGTCGGGTACTGAGGAGATCTACTTCGCCACCCGCGAGCTACGGGCTGACGGCGGTATCCAGGTCACCGCCAGTCATAACCCCGCACAATACAACGGAATGAAGCTGGTGCGCGAAGAAGCGCGCCCTGTCAGTAATGACAACGGGTTGCTGGCAATCAAAGCGTTGGCTGAACACAATATTTTTCCTCCTGCGGCGCATCGCGGCGTGGTGATCCCTTACGACAATCGTCCGGCTTGGGTTCACTGCCTGACGCGCTTTCTTCATCGTCCTCCGGCTCGCCCGCTGCGGATCGTGACCAATGCCGGGCACGGCACCGCTGGCCCGGCATTGGATGCGCTGGCGGAAAGCCTGGCGCAGGCAGGCGTGCAGGCAGATTTTATTCGTCTGTACCATAAGCCGGACGGCCATTTCCCGGCTGGTGTGCCGAACCCGATGCTGCCGGAAAATCGGCAGGCGACGCGCCAGGCGGTAATTGCGCATCAGGCCGATTTCGGGATCGCCTGGGACGGTGATTTCGACCGCTGTTTTTTCTTTGATGAACAGGGGGCATTTATCGAAAGCTACTATCTGGTCGGGCTGTTCGCACACCACTTCCTGCAACGTTTTCCCTCCAGCACGGTGATTCTCGACCCGCGGCTGACCTGGAACACGCTGGAAATAGTGACCCGCTGCGGCGGTCATCCCATCATCAGTAAAACCGGCCATGCCTTTATCAAAGCGCGTATGCGTGAAGAGGACGCCATCTACGGCGGAGAAATGAGCGGGCACCACTACTTCCGCGATTTTGG
The DNA window shown above is from Citrobacter farmeri and carries:
- a CDS encoding carbohydrate ABC transporter permease; translated protein: MAGYDSRTGGLLASTWIGYSLLFWFYPLAWLAVLSVTQWQFIGTPRFSGLQNLTGVVNDKLFWTSMWNICRFLMWYIPIVFAASLLFAAGLRRIKYGKGFIALSFLLANISSGVAYSIVFSKLFSEYGPVNQFLRAHFGISVPWFTNPDCAMLSIALIVTWKFVGYYGLILYSGMQAIPSDIYSAAILDKTGRFKQGWAITLPMMNPQIVMVMVLAITVAFSIFTEPYLITGGGPLNSTTSPMVVMYEAAFQNMKPTWAATMSIIVAGCSFVAIWLFRKLFEKNIEIV
- a CDS encoding ABC transporter substrate-binding protein: MKVAAVAKLTVSILLSLYISGCGPDEKKDGQVGGKTPIKMWVAPNENEEAFWNKMITEWNKDPAHTPVQFTPIPAANSSEEAIMNALASGTEPDISSNIFIGFASQLVDVGQIEDLSKMPGFDDLVKTRQMTSLLPAWKLNGQQNVLPIYVNPIVWWWRSDLLKKYGFDHAPTRYDELYQLAERRAADNHGYVMQLTAGKNWWERWFDFIPLYYAQSGGKTYIADKKAAFNNPDGQSVLIFMGRVFNGKWSSYDFTSADDPLATGQVLASARGPWDLARYRKQYPEVLKTIQIGPMLTENGTAHPHTFGDSKGMVMFSSSKHKAEAWAFMQWVFGNAGHDRTWLELTGMPPARADLMSNPLFTEYFVKNPLEKDIASYVDVALPPVATTQTTEIQRSMTQMLERVIFNNEAPAKALDQSQQEVNALMAQ
- a CDS encoding LacI family DNA-binding transcriptional regulator, with protein sequence MNIKNKNIPPDKYNKRQTAKITIKSLAKEMGISHTTISNAWNNPEKLSVELRERILCYAREMGFQGPDRLARALRTGKSDTIGVIFNDSMSYVFIDPHDIKLMRGIAVRCEEQNINLVLIPLQKGAANATPSLTTLVDGYILNATHNSAAIIQQTLARHLPVVTLDFELPEYSSVSIDNASAMQDITRYLLDKGHRHFGIIAFSSRPGAQGMRHLVRAVTGDNTLMLTRVNACRSVFREQGIPLSTCWLYETQHDEQHGELAAEALLSTHPEISALICLSDRFALGAVNYCQRQHLAIPQQVAISGFDNIIPDANGIGLTTIAQNAERKGEIAVELLLNNGPVIHHVLEYQLIVRETA
- a CDS encoding phosphomannomutase/phosphoglucomutase, whose protein sequence is MDELTCFKAYDIRGEVGVDLTPEITFRIGCAYATWLHPRRVVIGGDIRLSSETLKAALAEGLTASGVDVIDIGLSGTEEIYFATRELRADGGIQVTASHNPAQYNGMKLVREEARPVSNDNGLLAIKALAEHNIFPPAAHRGVVIPYDNRPAWVHCLTRFLHRPPARPLRIVTNAGHGTAGPALDALAESLAQAGVQADFIRLYHKPDGHFPAGVPNPMLPENRQATRQAVIAHQADFGIAWDGDFDRCFFFDEQGAFIESYYLVGLFAHHFLQRFPSSTVILDPRLTWNTLEIVTRCGGHPIISKTGHAFIKARMREEDAIYGGEMSGHHYFRDFGYCDSGMIPLVLMLQIIGNSNRPLSCWIADARARFPVSGEINLTVDDPAAIQKAVITHYQSASPERDDCDGISLAFTDWRFNLRASNTEPLLRLNVETRGDAALLTQKTDEVLTLITAQSGAKETL